A genomic segment from Armatimonadota bacterium encodes:
- a CDS encoding FAD/NAD(P)-binding oxidoreductase, protein MHRVVILGGGSGGAIAAKRLAEWSRPGEVEVVLVDRSPWHEYRPSYLWVMMGKRDPDQVRRPLKLLEARYGTKVVHATVTRIEPEARRVDTDAGSLDYDVLVVALGAVLRPDPRTDGFEGPWELEYAVRLREALRGFHGGHVVVGPVEWPYRCPPAPFEVAFMLRYLADQRHISDRTRITVFHPWQQPMETFGPLMVEGFRTFLQQFRVDFQGGFQLVAHDRDARALRSADGRSLEYDLAILIPPHAPPEPVRQSPLATGEGYMDVALPSMASLRYPEVFGIGDVVAPTIGLGMAGVFAHFQADHVVTQILDRVRGAYLGELYNMVGVCVMDTGYIGAAVWCDFTDKLYGRSSYPDCRLLGGMRLFRSVKVGFERLWFASLFGR, encoded by the coding sequence ATGCACCGCGTGGTGATCCTGGGCGGGGGAAGCGGCGGGGCCATCGCTGCCAAGCGCCTGGCGGAGTGGTCCCGGCCCGGCGAGGTGGAGGTGGTCCTGGTGGACCGCAGCCCGTGGCACGAGTACCGGCCCAGCTACCTGTGGGTGATGATGGGCAAGCGCGACCCCGATCAGGTACGCCGTCCGTTGAAGCTTCTGGAGGCGCGGTACGGCACGAAGGTGGTGCACGCCACGGTGACGCGCATCGAACCGGAGGCGCGCCGAGTGGACACGGACGCGGGTTCGCTGGACTACGACGTCCTGGTAGTGGCCCTGGGTGCCGTCCTGCGGCCCGACCCCCGCACGGACGGCTTCGAGGGGCCGTGGGAGCTGGAGTACGCGGTGCGGCTGCGGGAGGCCCTGCGGGGGTTCCACGGTGGACACGTGGTGGTGGGCCCGGTGGAGTGGCCGTACCGCTGCCCGCCCGCGCCCTTCGAGGTGGCCTTCATGCTGCGCTACCTGGCGGACCAGCGGCACATCTCCGACCGCACCCGCATCACGGTGTTCCACCCGTGGCAACAGCCCATGGAGACCTTCGGGCCCTTGATGGTGGAAGGCTTTCGGACGTTCCTCCAGCAGTTCCGGGTGGACTTCCAGGGAGGTTTCCAGCTGGTCGCCCATGACCGTGACGCCCGGGCACTGCGTTCCGCAGACGGGCGATCCCTGGAGTACGACCTGGCCATCCTCATCCCACCCCACGCGCCGCCGGAGCCCGTACGCCAGTCACCCCTGGCGACGGGGGAGGGGTACATGGACGTGGCGCTCCCCAGCATGGCCTCGCTGCGGTACCCGGAGGTGTTCGGGATCGGCGACGTCGTGGCGCCCACCATCGGCCTGGGCATGGCGGGGGTGTTCGCCCACTTCCAGGCCGACCACGTGGTGACCCAGATCCTGGACCGGGTGCGCGGGGCGTACCTGGGGGAGCTCTACAACATGGTGGGCGTGTGCGTGATGGACACGGGCTACATCGGCGCCGCGGTGTGGTGCGACTTCACCGACAAACTGTACGGGCGGTCGTCCTACCCGGACTGCCGGCTGTTGGGGGGCATGCGGCTGTTTCGGTCGGTGAAGGTGGGGTTCGAGCGTCTGTGGTTCGCGAGCCTGTTCGGGCGGTGA